The segment cacctcactaccattactaccaccacctcactaccaccatcaccaccatctcccttTCAGGAGTACGGTGACCCTGATGATCGGAGGAAGAGGTCAAGACACACAGTGGAGGAGTACACGGAGGAGCGGAGGCACCATGGCACCACAGGAGGGAGCCGGAGAAAgaggcgccaccaccaccaccaccaccgcaagcacaaacacaaacaccgccaccgccgccgccaccacagtGAGGAGCGGAGCAAGGGTGGTGCATCCTTGGAGCGGcccagtgaagggaggaaaggaagggagatggaggagaggaggggcaggGAAAGGCTCGAACCGGAGAGGGAGAGACGAGCATCAAGGGAGACCGAGaggcgagagaggaaggaggagaagaggagcagagaCAAGAGCAGGAGTGAGGCAAGGTGTGTATAGCATGTCTTcaacctcctctcttctttctctttgtgtatCTGTGGCCCATTTTCCTTGCCACTGTTTGGGTCCAGTCATTCCTCTTTTTACATGCAGACACACATTATAGCAAAAACTTATTTTGCTCTACAACACACACATTATAGTCTGACTCAGCTATGAAGTATGTTTTTGGGGTCCCATACAGGATATTTCCTCACAAGCTGCCAAACCTACCCTTGAAGGTGAAGATATAGTCTGTGTTAGCATTTTCTTCTAAAAAATATTTGTTCACATTGTAAATAAGTTTTTTCTCGAGTTTGGAGCACATGAGAATGAGTCAGAGTAGTTGCCATCACGGCGGAGGTGAGGGAGTAAGTGACATGGTGTCCTCGACCACTGTCCGCTCACAACATCAGAGAGCAACGTTGTCACATGTTATGGAATTTATACAATTCATTGCTATTATCTTAGAACTCAACATTCATAGCACTGTATGGTCTTAATTAACCCTTAGATTATGGcaatcgtatatataagtgcgctaccacatcccccacccatacggggatcatatatataatcatcacactctacactccctacgtttcaaatataccgccagttcttgactcagaagaatggtggaggcatctggcatctctCTCATTCGTCTCCAGTGCAcggcctaccgaaggccacagatcattttccacttttgttcgaaatacatctgtcatgtctcgtgacgcgtcaagtggttcctctgctccgggcggaagtagagcgcgggcgaatcaaagtgacagtgactgatgactgctatggtagtgacattgacagtgaTACTACTGACAGTGACTGGCTATCCAATTTTGGAGACATTAGTAAACGAAGCAGTGATAGTGATGTATGTACACCGCCTGCCTCGCAGCCTTTCCCTACCCCAGCCCTGAGTACTTCAAGACGGAGGCGTGGCCATGTTTCTTCACGATCTAGGATTACTGCAACAAGAGGGTGTGCAAGAGCTAGTGCTGCTGCTAGTGACGGAAACTTTCAGTGAACCAGTGGTGATTTTTTTATACCAAGTGTGCCTCAGTTTGACAGTGTTCAGGTGGGAAACACAGATAATTTCCCAGAAGTGCAACAAGAATGTGACTACTTTCTTGCATCTTTGGATAATGATTTATTGGATCTAATTGTCAAGGAAACAAACAGAAATTTTGCACAGCATGGCGAGCACGTGGGCTTGCATGAGAGTGAGTGAGGTGCTACCACACAACATGTCATGGCCACGAGAAAATGCtcaatattttcggctgtcataactttttttattattattaggagagaagttttattacaccaccatatatactaaatgaatatacaattattgcaaagaagaaagacaccatttccacctcttttaaatgtttAAATTTTtcccgtgcacagcatccagagaaatatatcgccacccgCACTCTAAGGgttaatatatacagaatatttacACAATttacagaaaaccttattccgatAACGactaactgataatgaaaacaaaaataacgatACCGATATTCAATAAAAGACAAATATATTATCTgtaacttacaaaaccttaaaaccacacgttgacacgtacatatggacgttaatactagaaatgcctgaaccggtgttgtgttatatatttggcgtccccaccgtcaaaaattgtttacagacactggtctctcgtgaacggtgcatgctcagaccagcaagcgtagacctgtacagtctcacaaagattttaaaccgtaattaagagttgttggaaggctgaatcagacatatagtacaactaccaccatcctcgctgtttctaggacgacactctgtacgagttgtatttatatgtacagagtgtacgtcgttctagaaacagcgaggatggtggtactgtatgtttgattcagcttttcagcaactcttaatgtgttaaaaaagcattgtgagactgtacagggctacacttaatggtctgagcatgcgcagttcacgagagaccagtgtttttacacaaaagtgccagcttttgacgatgggacaccaaataacacaacaccaggtgtcttcagtatcatggcatggtcacaaacgaatatggaatatcaaatttgaggcagtgaataatcattttgggggcaaagttaaatgatttttctctataatatattgatttttgagtagcataaaaaaaaataacctagtgttttaattttcttgacctaagtatgaaatctcatcaccgaagatatttcataccatgaagttttttcatacaacaccgggccacgcatgcgcagtaaggagacaaaaaaaaattcctgagaggcggaaaaaaagtagcaattatcgctagtttgttaacaaaagtaacgaagataccgatatatatttaaataagtagcggatggtcgataatccgattttgttatcagcgataaagtatcgcgataacgcccagctgtgGTTAGGGGTGATGCGTCAGTGCTGGGGAGAGGCGCAGGCCCCACCAAAACGGACTTCATATTTGTGTCAGACTACAGCAAGGACTCATTTTCTTCTACAACAAGGGGTGGACATTTTTCTTTAGGTGGCATCAGTTATATATTGAATTTTCAGTTGCCAAAAACTCTCTAAAATACTTTTATCCTTAGCCTTTCTCTCTGTGGCATCAGTTAATGTCTTCCCTAACAGTATACGGGAGAAGAAGGACGCTAAACATCAAACATTTATTGTGTACTTTTTTCCTGTCATTTCTGTACTATTACTCATTTTATTTCTCTATGTCGTCAATGTTTTTTCACCATAACACAGACCGGTGACGAGCAaatgggacgaagaggaggacacCCCTTACGACCCTGGCCGGCGGATAAAAGTGGAGCCTGGCCTGGAGGGTGACGGGAGTGAGGGCGGCTGGGAAGGAGAGTACGAGAATGGTggcagcaggaagaggaagcacCATCATCAACAGCAACAGCACCAACGACGAAGACACCAGCAGCAAGAGAACAGCCACCGTCCACCGCACAGAgcgaaggtggaggtgaaggaggagccgGGCAGCAGGTCGCGCCCAGACACCACAAACAGTTCAACGGCATCAGAGAACGGCAGGTGGGTGGATGGGAGTGTGGGGCAAGCAGGTGACGCAGCATTATTATGACCCTGTTTCACTTGGCAGTCTTTATCTTTCCATGGCATATTGATCTCTTCTGAATAATGTTGATGTCATTAGTATCTACCCAAACAATTAGCattatctctctccccctttattTGTTTGAAGCCATGTAATTCTTGCTAATAAACCATGTATGTGTCCATTGAACTCTATTTAATCAGCTAACTGAGGGGAGGAATACTAAAATTCTCACCCAAAAGTTTGTCATATCTGGAGGTGTTGATAAGTTCAGGACATTATCAGGTAACAGCAAAAGATATTGTTTGCAGTACTTAGTGTAATCGTATCaaagaaaaaggttaaaaatagttttatttaattttaataaATTATCAAATGATAACAAAAACTATGAGATATTTGGTATGGTTCAGTAAGTCCATTTCTTATGAAATTAATGGTTCACTGTTATTCATTCTTGCTCAAGCAGAACtggctgggggctgagtggtggtggtggtggtggcggcggtgatggtggtggtggtggaggcggcgacggcagcggtggcggcggtggtggtcacAGCGAGGACCCTGCAGAGGGGGAGGAGCGGCAGAAGCCCAACCTGGGAGTGACGGGCAAGCTGGCCGAGGACGCCAACACCTACAACGGCGTGGTGATCAAGTACTCGCAGCCGCCCGAGGCCAGGAAGCCCAAGCGACGGTGGCGATGGTGAGAGCTTGTGTTCTGGGGgggttatttgtgtgtgttttgtttttattttattttatttttccatgttttgGCAGTAAGGTTGCAAATATTGAGAAATTAGTGCCTTCTACACATTGGTctctaaaataatattaaaagcaTTACCAAAGAATCCCATATTTAGTTCCAGAGATGTGTTTGTCAATTTTGAAGGTTTCTCCCATTATCTGCTCTCATCACTATTAACCTTCATTGCtttacttttattctgttttcaCACACATATATGTAGTGCATGCTTAGCCTTCCATTCTATCCCTTTAtgcctcatccctcccttcttcaggtACATATTCAAGGGGGACGAGGAGCTGCCGTTCCTGCCGCTCCACCGCCAAAGCGCCTACCTCATCGGGAGGGATCGCAAGGTGGCCGACATCCCCACCGACCACCCGTCCTGCTCTAAGCAACACGCCGTCCTGCAGTACAGGCTCGTCACCTACAAAAGAGGAGACGGAACAAAGGGTAAGCACAGCAAGACAGTGAAGTGAAGGAGTGGACATAGTAAGGCAAGACAGTGGGAGGGGAAAAGCAGAGCAGGGCATGGTATACCGGGGAATTGTAGGGTAGGCAAAGcaatgaagggaagggcagtgacTTATTGATGAAAACTGACAAATCTGCTCAAGTTAACAATACTGGAAAGAAGCTGTAGCCATTGGATGTTTCTTTACTTATTATTTGTTATCAATTATTATTTCATCTCTTACAGACTTTTGCAACAGGCTACAACTGCTTATGTAACTGATCAACTAACTATACTCCCTCAGGCCGCACTGTCAAGCCGTACATTCTGGATCTGGAGTCGGCCAACGGAACATACGTCAACAACCGGCGCATCGATGCCAAGCGCTTTGTGGAGCTGCTGGAGAAGGACGTGGTCAAGTTCGGGTACAGTTCCCGTGAGTACATCCTGCTGCACGAAGGTTCCAAGGGCGATGATGAGGATATTCCCGACACCGGCACCGACCTTAGTCCTGTGTCCATGCTGCGAAGCTAACACCCTGGCGGcccctctggtggtggtggtggcggtggtggcagtgGCAGTTCATTTGGTTCATAGTTAGTCTTtgatcatttttcctttctcatagtttccttatcttcccctccttcctgttttTATAATTTGGCCCCTCCCAGAGTTTCTTATtgtgtttctcttttcatcttttcctaacTCTTTCAtgttttatcatttttcctttctcattgttTCTAAAGTCATgctcttattcttctttaccttccctccttctttctttttatcttactttcccttcatctttctttctgtccttcattcattctttctctttgctatccatttttcattccttttttctttccttctttcttttgttcctctgtcccttcttcccttcatcagtaacttttttttttttttttttatcccaaagTTCCTCTCATCACAATGTCTTACCTCATTCTTCTGGACCTGTTCTCTTGTTGTTCCcttatcaaagatagagagaaaaaacactatttttttattgggggtgTCATAAGTTTTTCCTATCAGTGTCTTTAGCTCTGcttgcttttctcttctcttttcctgtgcCCAGATTACAAGCTCTTCCCTCCTAGGCCATTcctttgaggtcagttccaacaatatcagcCAGCCAAACTCATTACCTACGAGCTTTCTGTGGACCACTTTGAGAAGGTAATGGCTACATCCAACATTTACTTTCTGTTGAAAATACTATGGTGCAAATGGGCTAATGCAATACTAATTGGAAGTGATTTAATGAAGGTATAAAGCAGTTTAGAATCTGCAGCAAGTAGTAACTGACATCtcttagtaagggagagcttggagtATGGCTGCTAATCACTGTATGTCTCATCCCATCACTGTGTGCAGGTCACCACAATATACAAATATTCAGGACCCAAGAAGTCACTATGACAAGGAGCGTAAATCTAGGACAGTTACAGGGTTAGAGATTGGTTGATAATGTGACTTTCAAAACTGCTTCAATGTAGAGGACAACACTGCATTTATTGATCCTTCTGTATTGAGTTAGGTTGCCAGCTCCGGACAGAGACCAGTAAGTACAGTGCTTCCCTCCACATAGAAGCAGCTTGGAAAGTCTCCCATTGCTGCAAATATTTTTATGATGATAGAGTGGCTTTAGAAGCCTTGTACTGCCATTCTCACCCAAGATCTGTTTGCTAGGTTGTACACTGCTTCTATTAATATTcatgttaagaaagaaaaaattactGTGGAAAATTGAGTCAAGGTATAAAAATTAACCCAGTCTCAGAAAAGGATTATTTACATTTTTTGCAGAAACAGGCAACCCCCAGTCCACAAGTGGGTTATGTTCCCAAAAATCTATTCATTGTTCAAAATCATCATAAGATGAGTTGATTAGCGTGTCCAGTTATTCAGTTTCCAGTCTCTCAATCAGTGCTGTTTAGCTCACCTTTTCTGTGGAAAATGCAGTCatgaaaaatacatattcattaacaaaaaacaagtacaaaaaaaaaaagtatttatgatgatctttttaatttcatttcaGTTTTCAGTCATTAATATCATTGAAA is part of the Eriocheir sinensis breed Jianghai 21 chromosome 25, ASM2467909v1, whole genome shotgun sequence genome and harbors:
- the LOC127003219 gene encoding smad nuclear-interacting protein 1-like isoform X1, with the translated sequence MVACSPQGSVMRPSSKREYREEEVYASGPSVSGTDDSSGSSNSPSGSSSSSSSSNDDSNSERERRQRRHIKKRSKRKREKRSKRDNSSEEEEEEEDEYGDPDDRRKRSRHTVEEYTEERRHHGTTGGSRRKRRHHHHHHRKHKHKHRHRRRHHSEERSKGGASLERPSEGRKGREMEERRGRERLEPERERRASRETERRERKEEKRSRDKSRSEARPVTSKWDEEEDTPYDPGRRIKVEPGLEGDGSEGGWEGEYENGGSRKRKHHHQQQQHQRRRHQQQENSHRPPHRAKVEVKEEPGSRSRPDTTNSSTASENGRTGWGLSGGGGGGGGDGGGGGGGDGSGGGGGGHSEDPAEGEERQKPNLGVTGKLAEDANTYNGVVIKYSQPPEARKPKRRWRWYIFKGDEELPFLPLHRQSAYLIGRDRKVADIPTDHPSCSKQHAVLQYRLVTYKRGDGTKGRTVKPYILDLESANGTYVNNRRIDAKRFVELLEKDVVKFGYSSREYILLHEGSKGDDEDIPDTGTDLSPVSMLRS
- the LOC127003219 gene encoding smad nuclear-interacting protein 1-like isoform X2, which produces MGKSKREYREEEVYASGPSVSGTDDSSGSSNSPSGSSSSSSSSNDDSNSERERRQRRHIKKRSKRKREKRSKRDNSSEEEEEEEDEYGDPDDRRKRSRHTVEEYTEERRHHGTTGGSRRKRRHHHHHHRKHKHKHRHRRRHHSEERSKGGASLERPSEGRKGREMEERRGRERLEPERERRASRETERRERKEEKRSRDKSRSEARPVTSKWDEEEDTPYDPGRRIKVEPGLEGDGSEGGWEGEYENGGSRKRKHHHQQQQHQRRRHQQQENSHRPPHRAKVEVKEEPGSRSRPDTTNSSTASENGRTGWGLSGGGGGGGGDGGGGGGGDGSGGGGGGHSEDPAEGEERQKPNLGVTGKLAEDANTYNGVVIKYSQPPEARKPKRRWRWYIFKGDEELPFLPLHRQSAYLIGRDRKVADIPTDHPSCSKQHAVLQYRLVTYKRGDGTKGRTVKPYILDLESANGTYVNNRRIDAKRFVELLEKDVVKFGYSSREYILLHEGSKGDDEDIPDTGTDLSPVSMLRS